One genomic segment of Rhinopithecus roxellana isolate Shanxi Qingling chromosome 6, ASM756505v1, whole genome shotgun sequence includes these proteins:
- the SUN1 gene encoding SUN domain-containing protein 1 isoform X10: MHRTQRVDDPQDVFKPATSRLNQPLQGDDEAFPWHWMSGVEQQVTSLSGQCHHHGENLRELTTLLQKLQARVDQMDDGAAGASASVRDAVGQSLRETDFMAFHREHEVRISHLEDILGKLREKSEAIQKELEQTKQKTISAVDEQLLPTVEHLQLELDQLKSELSSWRHVKTGCETVDAVRERVDVQVRETVKLLLSEDQQGGSLEQLLQRFSSQCVSRGDLHTMLRDLELQILRNVTHHISMTKRLPASEAVVSAVSEAGASGITEAQARAIVDNALKLYSQDKTGMVDFALESGGGSILSTRCSETYETKTALMSLFGIPLWYFSQSPRVVIQPDIYPGNCWAFKGSQGYLVVRLSMMIHPAAFTLEHIPKTLSPTGNISSAPKDFAVYGLENEYQEEGQLLGQFTYDQDGESLQMFQALKTPNDTVFQIVELRIFSNWGHPEYTCLYRFRVHGEPVK, encoded by the exons ATGCATAGAACACAGCGGGTGGATGACCCCCAGGATGTATTTAAACCCGCGACTTCTCGCCTGAACCAGCCTCTGCAG GGTGACGACGAGGCTTTTCCATGGCATTGGATGAGTGGTGTGGAGCAGCAGGTGACCTCTCTGTCTGGACAGTGCCACCACCATGGCGAGAATCTCCGAGAGCTGACCACTTTGCTTCAGAAGCTGCAGGCTCGGGTGGACCAGATGGACGATGGCGCTGCTGGCGCATCAGCATCGGTCAGAGATGCTGTGGGACAGTCCCTGAGGGAG ACTGACTTTATGGCTTTTCACCGAGAACATGAAGTGCGCATCTCACACTTGGAAGATATTCTGGGAAAACTGAGAGAAAAATCTGAG gCCATCCAGAAGGAACTAGAACAGACCAAGCAAAAAACAATCAG TGCGGTTGATGAGCAGCTCCTGCCCACGGTCGAGCACCTCCAGCTGGAGCTGGATCAGCTAAAGTCAGAGCTGTCCAGCTGGCGACACGTGAAGACCGGCTGTGAGACAGTGGATGCCGTACGAGAAAGA GTGGATGTGCAAGTCAGAGAAACGGTGAAACTCCTGTTATCCGAAGATCAGCAAGGCGGCTCTCTGGAACAGCTGCTACAGAGGTTCTCGTCGCAGTGTGTGAGCAGAGGCGACCTGCACACGATGCTGCGAGACCTGGAGCTGCAGATCCTGAGGAACGTCACCCACCACATTTCCATGACCAAGCGGCTCCCAGCCTCGGAAGCCGTGGTGTCTGCTGTGAGCGAGGCGGGGGCGTCTGGAATAACAGAGGCG CAAGCACGTGCCATCGTGGACAACGCCTTGAAGCTGTATTCCCAAGATAAGACTGGAATGGTGGACTTTGCTCTGGAATCTGGTG GTGGCAGCATCCTGAGTACTCGCTGTTCTGAAACTTACGAAACCAAAACGGCCCTGATGAGTCTGTTTGGGATCCCGCTGTGGTACTTCTCGCAGTCCCCGCGCGTGGTCATCCAG CCTGACATTTACCCCGGTAACTGCTGGGCATTTAAAGGCTCCCAGGGGTACCTGGTGGTGAGGCTCTCCATGATGATCCACCCAGCCGCCTTCACTCTGGAGCACATTCCTAAGACGCTGTCGCCCACAGGCAACATCAGCAGCGCCCCCAAGGACTTCGCCGTCTAT GGATTGGAAAATGAGTATCAGGAAGAAGGGCAGCTTCTGGGACAGTTCACGTATGATCAGGACGGGGAGTCGCTCCAGATGTTCCAGGCCCTG AAAACACCCAATGACACAGTTTTCCAAATAGTGGAACTTCGGATTTTTTCTAACTGGGGCCATCCTGAGTACACCTGTCTGTATCGCTTCAGAGTTCATGGCGAGCCTGTCAAGTGA
- the SUN1 gene encoding SUN domain-containing protein 1 isoform X11, translated as MMVILKVEIKLPFRETGTWEPLLPLRTTASPAATAACSPSARTCSQRTPQLPGLCREFILGTGIKNATTVRARGTLTRTQLSACSHHGHPGGQGPSGTSGRVQVTSCCRLCAGSELRAGLCLGRRGRPFGWPWLLQAASGVFWWLGIGWYQFVTLISWLNVFLLTRCLRNICKLLVLLVPLLLLLAGLSLWGQGDFFSFLPVLNWASMHRTQRVDDPQDVFKPATSRLNQPLQGDDEAFPWHWMSGVEQQVTSLSGQCHHHGENLRELTTLLQKLQARVDQMDDGAAGASASVRDAVGQSLRETDFMAFHREHEVRISHLEDILGKLREKSEAIQKELEQTKQKTISAVDEQLLPTVEHLQLELDQLKSELSSWRHVKTGCETVDAVRERVDVQVRETVKLLLSEDQQGGSLEQLLQRFSSQCVSRGDLHTMLRDLELQILRNVTHHISMTKRLPASEAVVSAVSEAGASGITEAQARAIVDNALKLYSQDKTGMVDFALESGGGSILSTRCSETYETKTALMSLFGIPLWYFSQSPRVVIQPDIYPGNCWAFKGSQGYLVVRLSMMIHPAAFTLEHIPKTLSPTGNISSAPKDFAVYGLENEYQEEGQLLGQFTYDQDGESLQMFQALKTPNDTVFQIVELRIFSNWGHPEYTCLYRFRVHGEPVK; from the exons GCAACAACTGTAAGGGCAAGAGGCACCTTGACGCGTACACAGCTGTCCGCTTGCAGTCACCACGGCCACCCAGGCGGGCAGGGACCCTCCGGCACATCTGGGCGTGTGCAG GTTACTTCTTGCTGCAGACTCTGCGCAGGATCGGAGCTGCGGGCCGGGCTGTGTCTGGGACGGCGTGGTCGGCCCTTTGGCTGGCCGTGGTTGCTCCAG GCAGCCTCCGGAGTGTTCTGGTGGCTGGGGATTGGATGGTACCAGTTTGTTACTTTGATTTCTTGGCTGAATGTGTTTCTTCTTACCAG GTGCCTTCGAAACATCTGCAAGCTTTTAGTCTTGCTCGTCCCACTCCTCCTTTTACTCG CAGGTCTCTCCTTATGGGGCCAGGGTGATTTCTTTTCGTTCCTGCCTGTGTTGAACTGGGCAAGCATGCATAGAACACAGCGGGTGGATGACCCCCAGGATGTATTTAAACCCGCGACTTCTCGCCTGAACCAGCCTCTGCAG GGTGACGACGAGGCTTTTCCATGGCATTGGATGAGTGGTGTGGAGCAGCAGGTGACCTCTCTGTCTGGACAGTGCCACCACCATGGCGAGAATCTCCGAGAGCTGACCACTTTGCTTCAGAAGCTGCAGGCTCGGGTGGACCAGATGGACGATGGCGCTGCTGGCGCATCAGCATCGGTCAGAGATGCTGTGGGACAGTCCCTGAGGGAG ACTGACTTTATGGCTTTTCACCGAGAACATGAAGTGCGCATCTCACACTTGGAAGATATTCTGGGAAAACTGAGAGAAAAATCTGAG gCCATCCAGAAGGAACTAGAACAGACCAAGCAAAAAACAATCAG TGCGGTTGATGAGCAGCTCCTGCCCACGGTCGAGCACCTCCAGCTGGAGCTGGATCAGCTAAAGTCAGAGCTGTCCAGCTGGCGACACGTGAAGACCGGCTGTGAGACAGTGGATGCCGTACGAGAAAGA GTGGATGTGCAAGTCAGAGAAACGGTGAAACTCCTGTTATCCGAAGATCAGCAAGGCGGCTCTCTGGAACAGCTGCTACAGAGGTTCTCGTCGCAGTGTGTGAGCAGAGGCGACCTGCACACGATGCTGCGAGACCTGGAGCTGCAGATCCTGAGGAACGTCACCCACCACATTTCCATGACCAAGCGGCTCCCAGCCTCGGAAGCCGTGGTGTCTGCTGTGAGCGAGGCGGGGGCGTCTGGAATAACAGAGGCG CAAGCACGTGCCATCGTGGACAACGCCTTGAAGCTGTATTCCCAAGATAAGACTGGAATGGTGGACTTTGCTCTGGAATCTGGTG GTGGCAGCATCCTGAGTACTCGCTGTTCTGAAACTTACGAAACCAAAACGGCCCTGATGAGTCTGTTTGGGATCCCGCTGTGGTACTTCTCGCAGTCCCCGCGCGTGGTCATCCAG CCTGACATTTACCCCGGTAACTGCTGGGCATTTAAAGGCTCCCAGGGGTACCTGGTGGTGAGGCTCTCCATGATGATCCACCCAGCCGCCTTCACTCTGGAGCACATTCCTAAGACGCTGTCGCCCACAGGCAACATCAGCAGCGCCCCCAAGGACTTCGCCGTCTAT GGATTGGAAAATGAGTATCAGGAAGAAGGGCAGCTTCTGGGACAGTTCACGTATGATCAGGACGGGGAGTCGCTCCAGATGTTCCAGGCCCTG AAAACACCCAATGACACAGTTTTCCAAATAGTGGAACTTCGGATTTTTTCTAACTGGGGCCATCCTGAGTACACCTGTCTGTATCGCTTCAGAGTTCATGGCGAGCCTGTCAAGTGA